One window from the genome of Cryptomeria japonica chromosome 6, Sugi_1.0, whole genome shotgun sequence encodes:
- the LOC131035639 gene encoding uncharacterized protein LOC131035639 yields MSSKLFCSMSLHRSLFLKTLTHFRYNSSVLAENNVSNSNAPSKNLFAHFVTTRFNISSADTVKMLKREPLLGRLKILDKVEQLADMLNRHGCTQGQIANIIRLQPSLMLTSVERVLEPKIQVLKDLGAERENIPKIVTKSPRILTSKLETLRSNLEFLKTVFPTNDFLVRAIMRNPDILRMSLQKVLKPSVALWEGFGFRGIEFVKFLLYNPWALMRSSLTPGQLDLIRKIDIHKESKMFKYVVSIVANRRSQVSEAKIDTLQLCGLSPEEAWELVRVNPSILSISEENIKKKMDFMFNNMGLSVDFVTKHPRMFLMSLDKVMRPRFLVLQNMTAMNGAGEVKPTRIGTVLAMTEAKFVAQIIERHPESAALWTVYKTAIADVSKSSKIKRFSDFSI; encoded by the coding sequence ATGAGCTCCAAACTATTCTGCTCCATGTCCCTGCACCGCAGTCTGTTTCTGAAAACATTAACCCATTTTCGCTATAATTCCTCAGTTCTTGCAGAGAATAATGTTAGCAACAGCAATGCCCCTTCAAAAAATCTCTTCGCGCACTTCGTTACCACCAGATTTAACATATCTTCAGCCGACACCGTAAAAATGTTGAAAAGGGAGCCCTTATTGGGGCGACTCAAAATCCTGGATAAGGTCGAACAGCTCGCGGACATGCTCAACAGACACGGCTGCACCCAAGGTCAAATTGCAAACATAATCAGATTGCAGCCTTCGCTTATGTTGACAAGTGTGGAAAGAGTGCTGGAACCCAAGATTCAAGTGCTAAAAGATTTGGGCGCGGAGAGGGAAAATATACCCAAAATTGTAACCAAGTCTCCGAGGATCTTGACCTCTAAGCTGGAGACCCTCCGCTCCAACCTTGAATTTCTCAAGACTGTATTCCCGACCAACGATTTTCTGGTCAGAGCAATTATGAGAAACCCCGATATTCTTCGAATGAGCTTGCAGAAAGTCTTGAAACCCTCGGTTGCCTTGTGGGAGGGTTTCGGTTTTCGTGGAATAGAGTTCGTCAAGTTTTTGCTGTATAATCCTTGGGCTTTGATGCGCAGCTCTCTGACGCCTGGGCAACTTGATCTCATTCGCAAGATTGACATTCACAAGGAAAGCAAAATGTTCAAATACGTTGTGAGCATCGTCGCCAACAGACGCAGCCAAGTGTCAGAGGCCAAGATAGACACTCTTCAGCTTTGCGGTCTTTCGCCTGAAGAAGCCTGGGAATTAGTTAGGGTTAACCCTTCAATCCTCAGCATATCGGAGGAAAACATTAAGAAAAAGATGGACTTTATGTTCAATAACATGGGACTCTCTGTAGATTTTGTGACAAAGCATCCACGGATGTTTCTAATGAGTTTGGACAAGGTAATGAGGCCCAGGTTTTTGGTTCTGCAAAATATGACAGCAATGAATGGAGCGGGGGAGGTTAAGCCGACGCGAATCGGTACGGTATTGGCGATGACCGAGGCCAAGTTTGTTGCCCAGATCATAGAAAGGCACCCTGAATCCGCTGCCCTGTGGACTGTATATAAAACTGCCATTGCTGATGTATCAAAAAGCTCAAAGATAAAGAGGTTTTCAGATTTTagcatttga